Sequence from the Bacteroidales bacterium genome:
ATGCGCGATTGATATGAAATTTATTGAATTGGTTGAGAAACGTCAAAGCGATAGAAAGTATATTCAAAAAAAGATAACTGATAATGATATTTATACAATAATAGAAGCTGCAAGATTAGCTCCTTCGGCAAGTAATTCCCAGCCATGGACTTTTATTGTAGTTAAAGATGAAAATATTAAAAAACAATTGGCAGAAGCTACCATATCAAAAGGACTACCCATTAACAAATTTGCTTATGATGCAGCTATAATAATTGCTATTGTTATAGAAAAAGCTAAAACACTAAC
This genomic interval carries:
- a CDS encoding nitroreductase family protein, with protein sequence MKFIELVEKRQSDRKYIQKKITDNDIYTIIEAARLAPSASNSQPWTFIVVKDENIKKQLAEATISKGLPINKFAYDAAIIIAIVIEKAKTLTRLAGWIKKRDFPWIDIGIAAEHICLQATELGIGSCIIGWFDEKKVKQILHVPSNKRIGLLITLGYTPNDYYHRQKVRKSMDKVLKFNSY